The Pseudorasbora parva isolate DD20220531a chromosome 21, ASM2467924v1, whole genome shotgun sequence sequence ctgaaagtttagagggacggccaggtcttggtagatttgcagtggtctgatactccttccatttcaatattatcgcttgcacagtgctttttaaagcttgggaaatctttttgtatccaaatccggctctaaacttctccacaacagtatcttggacctgcctggtgtgttccttgttcttcatgatgctctctgcgctttaaacggacctctgagactattacagtgcaggtgcatttatacggagacttgattacacacaggtggattctatttatcatcattagtcatttaggtcaacattggatcattcagagatcctcactgaacttctggagagagtgtgCTGCACTAAAAGGGCCGAagaattttgcacgcccaatttttcagttttcgatttgttaaaaaagtttgaaatatccaataaatttcattccacttcatgattgtgtaccacttgttgttgattcttcacaaaaaattacagttttatatctttatgtttgaagcctgaaatgtggcaaaagcttgcaaagttcaagggggccgaatactttcgcaaggcactgtatatttCCTTGTCCGCTGTAGAGTAATGCAGGGAGTCTTGTGAGTGGTTGTTAAGCCAGCCTATCAGAATTTAGCAGAATTGACTGGAATTATGTCATATTGTAACATTGAGTTGTGTTGAGCAAGCGAGCCATCGAGCAGTCAGAGCGGTATCTGAGATACATTGCACATGTGAAACATATACGTCGGTGCACATCCAaataagcttatttatttaaaatgcaaaattGATTTTCGTTCGCTCTAAGTACTTTCTTATTTGTGAGACGAAAATTTCTCCGCAAAACTccgccggtggatcatgttacGGTAGTcccagtaccggtggatcgtgttacggtggtcccagtgccggtggatcgtgttacggtggtcccagtgccggtggatcgtgttccggtggtcccagtgccggtggatcgtgtgagGGTGGATTGTGTTCCAATGGTCCCGACGCCGGTgatcccagtgccggtggacaCAGCTGGACCGGAGAAGTTTCCCCGGCACCCTGCCCTGCCTgtgccgctgaggcgtcctgctctgcctgcgccactgaggcgccctgcCCTGCCTGTGCCGCTGAGGcatcctgctctgcctgcgccactgaggcgccctgctctgcctgtgccactgaggcgccctgcCCTGCCTgtgccgctgaggcgtcctgctctgcctgcggcGATGAGGCGCCCTGCCCTGCCTGTGCCGCTGAGGCACCCTGCCTTCCTGCGTCACTGAGGTGCCCTGCCCTGCCTGTGCCGCTGAGGTGTCCTGCTCTGCCTACgccactgaggcgccctgctctgcctgtaCCGCTGAGGTGTCCTGCTCTACCTGCAccactgaggcgccctgctctgcctgtgcCACCTGGATGCAGTGGGCAGCACTGGCCGcttgaactttgtgggccactaTGGCCTCCTGAATTTTTTGTTTTCCCCATTTTTCCCTTGTTGACCCCTCCCTGGTCTGgtccttccttgtctgtttcccctgtccctccCGCCCCGTCCTGGTCTATCCCTCCTGTTctgccctggtctgtccctcctgtcccaccctggtctgttcCCCCTGTCCCGCCATGGTCTTTTCAcccccgtcccgccctggtctgttgcccccccgtcccgccctggtcttcTCTACTTCTCAGGCGTCtagtagccgctccttaaggagggtgtagtgtcacatgcctgtcctgtcttgtgtgcacatgtgggt is a genomic window containing:
- the LOC137055703 gene encoding circumsporozoite protein-like, whose protein sequence is MGKTKNSGGHSGPQSSSGQCCPLHPGGTGRAGRLSGAGRAGHLSGTGRAGRLSGVGRAGHLSGTGRAGHLSDAGRQGASAAQAGQGASSPQAEQDASAAQAGQGASVAQAEQGASVAQAEQDASAAQAGQGASVAQAEQDASAAQAGQGAGETSPVQLCPPALGSPASGPLEHNPPSHDPPALGPPEHDPPALGPP